TTCGCTTAAAAGGCGACTATTTAGCTATTGCTACATTGGGACTTGGTGAAATCATTCGTATTGTCATAATGAATATTGAATATGTTGGCGGTGCAGCAGGTTTTAAAGGTATTCCGCATTATACAACTTTTCCATGGGTATTTTTAGTAATGCTATTTACATTGTTTTTCATTAAAAACTTTGTTAATTCCAGATATGGTCGCTCTTGTATAGCTGTACGTGAAAATGAAATAGCAGCAGAAGCTATGGGCGTAAATACTACAAAATATAAAGTTATGGCATTCACTATCGGCGCAATATTTGCTGGTATTGGTGGCGGTTTATTTGCACATTGCTTCTATATTATTAATCCATCATCATTCACATTCATGGCATCATTTAACTTCTTAATCATGGTTGTACTTGGTGGTTTAGGTTCTATTACAGGTTCTATCGCTGGTGCTTTCGTTGTAACATTCGTTTCTGCCGCTTTGGCTAGCTGGCCAGAATTCCGTATGATTATATACGCAATCGTATTGATTTTATTGATGTTCTATCGTCCACAAGGTCTTTTTGGCTACAAAGAAATTACTAATATGAAATTTTTTCAACGTTTCAAAGGAGGCCATAAAGCATGAGTGAATTATTAAAAACAAGTGGCGTATCTAAGGTCTTTGGTGGTCTTAAAGCTGTATCAAATTTTGACATGGAGATAAATGAAGGCGAGCTTATTGGCTTGATTGGGCCAAATGGTGCAGGTAAAACAACAGCATTTAACTTGCTTACTGGTGTATATCAACCTACAACAGGAACGATTGATTTTAATGGAAAAAGTATTATTGGTTTAAAACCATATGAAATAACAGGCAGAGGCATTGCGCGTACATTCCAAAA
The window above is part of the Megamonas hypermegale genome. Proteins encoded here:
- a CDS encoding branched-chain amino acid ABC transporter permease, whose protein sequence is MNSLRKRDLITLILSLVLFGVLYFLMETGIIGSFWELNIFLICINIIMAVSLNLINGYTGQFSLGHAGFMAVGAYVGVVCTVNFHVPFGLALILGGLAAGVLGCLIGLPTLRLKGDYLAIATLGLGEIIRIVIMNIEYVGGAAGFKGIPHYTTFPWVFLVMLFTLFFIKNFVNSRYGRSCIAVRENEIAAEAMGVNTTKYKVMAFTIGAIFAGIGGGLFAHCFYIINPSSFTFMASFNFLIMVVLGGLGSITGSIAGAFVVTFVSAALASWPEFRMIIYAIVLILLMFYRPQGLFGYKEITNMKFFQRFKGGHKA